In candidate division KSB1 bacterium, the genomic stretch TCACGCCCGCTCACATCCGCACGGCCTTCGACGAATTGAAGGAAGTGGCCGCGACCGGACGGGCGGCGAAGCTCGTGGGCTACCTCGGACTGCGCGATTGACAGGGCAGCAGTGGCGACGATTGACTACAGTCTCGGAATGAGGAGGATATAAGCATGGCGACCATTCGGGAACTGGCCCAGAGACCGATGCGCATCGCCCCCGGGCNNNNNNNNNNCCCCGGGCATCGCGCGTGTGCGGGCTGCATCCCTATTCTGGCGCTGCAGCACGTTCTGCGTGCGGTGCCATCCGACGAAGCAGTCGTTGTGGGATGCGCCACGGGGTGCATGGAAGTAGTGACCACCATCTATCCCTTTACCGCATGGAAAGTCCCCTTCATCCACAACGCCTTTGAGAACTCCGCAGCTACGGTGAGCGGAGTGGAAGCCGCCTACCGTGCCCTCAAACGGGCCGGAAAGATCCCGCCGGACAAGAAGGTGAAGTTTATCGCCTTCGGTGGGGACGGCGGCACCTACGACATTGGCCTCCAGAGCCTTTCCGGTGCCCTTGAGAGGGGCCACAATATGCTCTACGTATGTTACGACAACGAGGCCTATATGAACACCGGCATCCAAAGATCCAGCGCCACACCGGCCTGGGCAGATACGAAAACGGCACCCGTGGGCAAGGCTTCGCCCGGAAAGGCGCAGTACCCCAAGCCTCTGACCGACATCGTCGCCGCGCATGGGATCCCCTACGTGGCCCAGGCGATTGTGAGCAACTGGAAGGACCTCAACCGGAAGGTCGAGAAGGCCTTGTCTGTGGAGGGCCCAACGTTCATCAACATCCTCGCCCCGTGCCCTCCGGGGTGGCGATTTAAGGAGGATATGGGCATCGAGATTTCCCGTCTGGCTGTGGAGACGTGCTTCTGGCCCCTCTACGAGGTCGAGAACGGGGTATACCGCGTGAACTACAAGCCACGCGAGAAGCTGCCCCTTGTGGAATTCCTCAAACATCAGGGCCGTTTCCGGCACCTGCTGCGAGAGGAAAACAAGCCTCTGCTGGAAGCCGCGCAGAAGTGGGTTGACGAGCGCTGGGAGCGTCTGCTCCGACTGGAGGAGGCCACTCGGCCGGTCAGCTAACAACTCCGGGATTAGGAAAACGAAGACGCCGAACGGGACCATGACCAGGCCCAATCAACTCTCGACGTTGCGGATTCTGCTCACCCCCCTCTTTGTGTCCACTTTCCTAAGCGAGAGGGTAGGTCTCCAGTGCGCCTCGTTCGGCGTCTTCTTTGTCGCTTCCATGACCGACTGGTACGACGGGTATGTGGCCCGAAAGAGCGGTTCGGTCTCGCCATGGGGGAAATTTCTGGATCCGCTGGCCGACAAGATTCTAATCCTCTCCGCACTCTTGGCCCTTTATCTGCGCGGGTATGTACGCTTGTGGATGGTGGCGGCGATCGCCGTCCGCGACGTCGCCATCACGATCTTGCGCTCCTACGCTTTGCTTACGGAGCGTCCGGTGCAAACCCTGCCCATCGCAAAGTGGAAGACGGTCTCGCAGGTGGTGGCCATCTACCTGGCGCTGGCTCTACACACCCTAAGCCTTGTTGGGATGCAGACAAGCCTGGCTCGTGCAGTAGTAGGATGGAGCCAGGAGGTCGACCTGGTCGGGAAGACAATGGCGTTCGTGGCCGTCTACACCGTAGTCACTGGGGTCATCTATCTGATTGAGAATAGGGGGCATGTCCGGAGCCTGGCAGTGCGCTTCTTTCGAGCTTTCGCCCCCCTAAATTGACCAGGTTTGCCCTTGCGACTCCTTGCCAGGATTATCGCGACCGTTGCTTTTACGGGGTTTTCCCCCGTCGCACCGGGGACGGTCGGGGCGGCGATCGCCGCAGTCACTCTATCCTTAGCGGGTCCCGTGGCCACGCTTCCCCTAATTCTGGTGACAACGGTGCTGTTCTTTCTCGCCGTTTGGGCCTCGGGGGTTGCGGAACACAGCTACGGCCGGGACGCCTCCAGGATCAACGTGGACGAGGCCGTCGGTATGCTGTGCACGGCTGTGCTCCTGCCTCCGGGCTTAGGGCCCTTAGCGGTGGGTTTTCTCCTCTTCCGGCTTTTTGACGTGGTCAAGCCCTTTCCCGCTAACCGCGCCCAGGCGTTGCCCGGAGGGTGGGGGGTCGTGCTGGACGACGTGATCGCCGGCTTAGGGGCCGGCCTGTGCGCTCGCCTCGTTTTCTGGATCGTCGGGCTCCTGTAGCGGCGCGGAGCCGTTCTCGCATGGCGGAGGGATTCACGAGGTGCCCAAAGCTCAGATTATCTCCATTGGGGATGAGCTTCTCCTCGGCGTCACCGTAAACACGAACGCCCCGTACATTGCCCGCCGCCTGGCGGAGGTGGGGATTCCCGTGGTGCGCATCCTCACCGTGGGGGATGAAATGGGGGCAATTGTGCGCGCCTTGGAGGAATCCTCGGACGCAGACATAGTGGTGACGACCGGCGGAATCGGACCTACGCACGACGATGTCACGGTTGCGGCCGTGGCAGCCTTCCTGGGTACCGAGCTGGTGGAGGACGAGTCGACGCTGGCTCGTATCCGTTCGATCTTCCAAGAGAGACGGACGCCTACGCCCGAGTCGAGCGCCAAACAGGCACTCGTCCCCAAGGGCGCCGTCTTGATCGAAAACCCTCTCGGCATGGCCCCAGGCCTCCATGTCCGCAAGGGCCGGTGTCAGTACTTCGTTCTTCCCGGAGTCCCAAGCGAAATGCAGGCGATGGTGGATCGCTACGTCCTGCCCATCGTCCGGGACCTGGGGGCTGGGGAGGTGCTGGTCCGGCGTGTGCTTCGGACGACGGGGATCTACGAATCGGCCCTGTTCGATCGGGTGGGCGACCTCGATCCCATCCGTTCCTTAGGGGTGCGCGTGGCCTTCCTGCCAGGGGTCGAGGGGGTCGATATCGGCCTCAGCGTTGAGGGAAAGCGCGCGGAGGAGGCCCAGCAAG encodes the following:
- the pgsA gene encoding CDP-diacylglycerol--glycerol-3-phosphate 3-phosphatidyltransferase → MTRPNQLSTLRILLTPLFVSTFLSERVGLQCASFGVFFVASMTDWYDGYVARKSGSVSPWGKFLDPLADKILILSALLALYLRGYVRLWMVAAIAVRDVAITILRSYALLTERPVQTLPIAKWKTVSQVVAIYLALALHTLSLVGMQTSLARAVVGWSQEVDLVGKTMAFVAVYTVVTGVIYLIENRGHVRSLAVRFFRAFAPLN
- a CDS encoding thiamine pyrophosphate-dependent enzyme — its product is PGHRACAGCIPILALQHVLRAVPSDEAVVVGCATGCMEVVTTIYPFTAWKVPFIHNAFENSAATVSGVEAAYRALKRAGKIPPDKKVKFIAFGGDGGTYDIGLQSLSGALERGHNMLYVCYDNEAYMNTGIQRSSATPAWADTKTAPVGKASPGKAQYPKPLTDIVAAHGIPYVAQAIVSNWKDLNRKVEKALSVEGPTFINILAPCPPGWRFKEDMGIEISRLAVETCFWPLYEVENGVYRVNYKPREKLPLVEFLKHQGRFRHLLREENKPLLEAAQKWVDERWERLLRLEEATRPVS
- a CDS encoding competence/damage-inducible protein A; translated protein: MPKAQIISIGDELLLGVTVNTNAPYIARRLAEVGIPVVRILTVGDEMGAIVRALEESSDADIVVTTGGIGPTHDDVTVAAVAAFLGTELVEDESTLARIRSIFQERRTPTPESSAKQALVPKGAVLIENPLGMAPGLHVRKGRCQYFVLPGVPSEMQAMVDRYVLPIVRDLGAGEVLVRRVLRTTGIYESALFDRVGDLDPIRSLGVRVAFLPGVEGVDIGLSVEGKRAEEAQQVLDQAESLLRSRVGEWIYGVGETPLEEVVAELFFRTGKTVSTAESCTGGLLAHRLTNVAGSSTYFERGVVAYSNQAKVQLLGVREETLRTYGAVSEPTAIEMAEGVRRISGTDFGVSTTGIAGPGGGTPEKPVGLVYIGFSDGRRSYARQFYFRRERLFNKTRAALAALDLLRRELLQLKRGGEQVG
- a CDS encoding phosphatidylglycerophosphatase A; translation: MRLLARIIATVAFTGFSPVAPGTVGAAIAAVTLSLAGPVATLPLILVTTVLFFLAVWASGVAEHSYGRDASRINVDEAVGMLCTAVLLPPGLGPLAVGFLLFRLFDVVKPFPANRAQALPGGWGVVLDDVIAGLGAGLCARLVFWIVGLL